A DNA window from Gillisia sp. Hel1_33_143 contains the following coding sequences:
- a CDS encoding penicillin-binding protein 1A codes for MLERIKNSPKLKWVIRIILALAAIFVLFFAAIYFGLFGEIPSTKDLSELKQNEATQVLSADGNLIGKYYIFDRQPISYEQIPQNLTNALLATEDIRFFEHDGIDNRSLMRVFVKSILLQDRSSGGGSTLTLQLAKNLYGRKDYGYLGIVINKLQESIIASRLEDVYDKKEILTLYLNTVPFSDNTFGIESASMKFFNKHTKDLKLEESSVLVGMLKASHYYNPRLFPERSKLRRDVVLVQMKKYKFISEEQMEKAKTSPLELDYQYYGHDQGIAPYFREQLRKDLTKILDTLKNNREEPYNIYRDGLIVRTTLDSKMQQLAEQAVNKHMAELQTAHEKSYGTKGPWITNNAILLDALKRTAQYKKLQEKGHSDKEILSILDKNPHEIEVFNYGKNKVIKGTVLDSIRYYQKFLNAGFMAVTPKTGAVMAWVGGVDFEHFKYDHVAQSKRQVGSTFKPIVYTAALESGIEPCSYFSINEVTYPGGWTPKNSGSYGDDPFMNYNMKTALSNSINTIAVKVLMETGISNVINQAHKMGIESDLPKVPSIALGTAEISLKEMTKVYTSFVNDAKPSTPYYITSIEDGQGNVLVEFKPEVQKSPAYSEQNREIMIEMMKATVNEGTATRLRSTYGLKNDISGKTGTTQSNKDGWFVGITPKMVAITWVGTDDPRIGFRNTRIGQGANSALPVFALFMQALNKDSDFDGITKARFGSPSSQVTAMMDCESSSRDNFFSRIFNNPDKSKVKKDNKKEKKGFFKKLFGKKKKD; via the coding sequence ATGCTAGAAAGAATTAAAAATTCTCCCAAATTAAAATGGGTGATCCGAATCATATTGGCGCTTGCAGCCATTTTTGTATTATTTTTTGCTGCTATTTATTTTGGATTATTTGGTGAAATTCCTTCCACCAAAGATCTGAGTGAGCTTAAACAAAATGAAGCTACTCAAGTTCTTTCTGCAGATGGTAACCTAATTGGTAAATACTACATCTTCGATAGGCAGCCCATATCTTATGAGCAAATACCTCAAAATCTTACCAATGCCTTATTAGCAACAGAAGATATTAGATTTTTTGAACATGACGGTATTGATAATCGCAGTTTAATGCGTGTTTTTGTCAAGTCTATATTACTGCAAGATAGATCTTCGGGAGGTGGAAGTACCCTTACATTACAATTAGCAAAGAATCTATATGGTAGAAAAGATTATGGCTATTTAGGAATAGTAATTAATAAACTTCAAGAATCTATAATTGCTTCTCGCTTAGAGGATGTATATGATAAAAAGGAAATCCTAACGCTTTATTTAAATACCGTTCCTTTTAGTGATAACACATTTGGTATAGAAAGCGCTTCCATGAAATTCTTTAACAAACATACCAAAGATCTTAAATTGGAAGAATCTTCTGTTCTGGTAGGAATGCTAAAAGCTTCTCATTATTACAACCCTAGGCTTTTCCCTGAAAGGAGTAAGCTTAGACGTGATGTTGTTCTTGTTCAAATGAAGAAATATAAATTTATTTCTGAAGAGCAAATGGAGAAGGCTAAGACTTCTCCCCTAGAACTCGACTATCAATATTATGGGCATGATCAAGGTATAGCTCCATATTTTAGAGAGCAACTTAGAAAAGATCTTACAAAGATCCTAGATACTTTAAAGAATAATAGAGAAGAGCCTTATAATATTTATAGAGATGGCTTAATTGTTCGAACCACGCTAGACTCCAAAATGCAACAATTGGCAGAGCAGGCTGTAAATAAGCATATGGCAGAACTTCAAACTGCTCATGAAAAATCTTATGGAACTAAAGGTCCATGGATTACTAATAATGCTATTTTATTAGATGCTTTAAAGCGTACAGCGCAATACAAAAAATTGCAAGAGAAAGGACATTCAGATAAAGAGATCTTATCTATTTTAGATAAGAATCCTCATGAAATTGAAGTCTTTAATTACGGTAAAAATAAAGTCATAAAAGGAACTGTTTTAGACAGTATTAGATATTATCAAAAGTTCTTAAACGCAGGTTTTATGGCTGTAACTCCAAAAACCGGTGCTGTTATGGCATGGGTAGGTGGAGTAGATTTTGAACATTTTAAATATGATCATGTTGCACAAAGTAAACGCCAGGTAGGTTCTACCTTTAAACCTATAGTATATACTGCTGCCTTAGAGAGTGGAATTGAACCCTGCTCCTATTTTTCTATAAATGAAGTTACATACCCAGGTGGATGGACTCCAAAAAACTCCGGATCTTATGGTGATGATCCTTTTATGAATTACAATATGAAAACTGCATTGAGTAATTCTATTAATACCATAGCTGTTAAAGTTCTTATGGAAACTGGAATTAGCAATGTCATCAACCAAGCTCATAAAATGGGTATAGAATCTGATCTTCCTAAAGTTCCATCAATAGCACTAGGTACAGCAGAAATCAGCTTAAAAGAAATGACAAAAGTCTATACAAGTTTTGTAAATGATGCGAAGCCAAGTACCCCTTATTATATCACAAGTATTGAAGATGGACAAGGAAACGTTTTGGTAGAATTTAAACCAGAAGTACAAAAGTCTCCAGCATATTCTGAGCAAAATCGAGAGATCATGATAGAAATGATGAAGGCTACAGTAAATGAAGGAACTGCAACACGATTAAGATCTACATACGGACTTAAAAATGACATTTCTGGTAAAACAGGGACCACGCAGTCTAACAAAGATGGTTGGTTTGTAGGTATAACTCCAAAAATGGTTGCCATTACCTGGGTAGGAACAGATGACCCTAGAATAGGATTTAGAAATACCAGAATTGGTCAAGGAGCAAATTCTGCGTTACCTGTATTTGCGCTCTTTATGCAAGCTTTAAATAAAGATTCAGATTTTGATGGTATTACAAAAGCTAGATTTGGAAGCCCATCGTCTCAGGTAACAGCCATGATGGATTGCGAATCTTCCAGCAGAGACAATTTTTTCAGTAGGATTTTCAATAACCCAGATAAGTCTAAAGTTAAAAAGGATAATAAAAAAGAAAAGAAAGGCTTCTTCAAAAAACTATTCGGTAAAAAGAAGAAAGATTAA
- a CDS encoding dipeptidase, producing the protein MKLTLTGLVTILIVQVSFSQKLTESEINEKASIIHKKVITIDTHNDINIKNFTEEKNYTQDLDTQVNLPKMINGGLDVSWLIVYTGQGDLTTEGYKEAYENAISKFEAIHKLTEKLAPNEMGLATNSEEVRSLLKQGKKVAMIGVENAYPIGEDLANIEKFYNLGARYMSLSHNGHSQLSDSNTGEEDNVWLHNGLSEEGKKAVLEMNRLGMMLDVSHPSKEAIKQMFELSKAPLIASHSSARALCDHSRNLDDELLMLFKKHGGVVQTVAFSSYVNTEKHNAYNDAKMELLKKHAKQNSFTVLERDSVRKLDHKTQEQYYEAYQKSENKVKPELEQLKKTVPPVNVADYVDHIDYLVSKIGFDHVGISSDFDGGGGIEGWNDASESLNVTKELVRRGYTEDQIAKLWGENLLRVLDEVEAVAQKLQKV; encoded by the coding sequence ATGAAATTAACGTTAACAGGACTAGTAACTATTTTAATTGTTCAGGTATCATTTTCACAAAAATTAACCGAATCTGAAATAAATGAAAAGGCTTCCATAATTCATAAAAAAGTAATTACCATAGATACGCACAACGATATCAATATTAAAAATTTTACCGAAGAAAAGAATTATACGCAAGATTTGGATACTCAAGTGAATCTTCCAAAAATGATAAATGGAGGATTAGATGTTTCATGGTTAATTGTTTACACCGGTCAAGGTGATCTTACTACTGAAGGTTATAAGGAAGCATACGAAAATGCAATTTCAAAATTTGAAGCCATCCATAAACTTACTGAAAAACTAGCTCCAAATGAAATGGGGTTGGCTACTAATTCCGAAGAAGTACGAAGTCTATTAAAACAAGGTAAAAAAGTAGCAATGATAGGGGTAGAAAATGCCTACCCAATTGGAGAAGATCTAGCCAATATTGAGAAATTCTATAATCTAGGCGCAAGATATATGTCATTATCCCATAATGGCCATAGTCAATTGTCTGATTCTAATACGGGAGAAGAAGATAATGTTTGGTTACACAACGGGCTAAGTGAAGAAGGTAAAAAAGCGGTGCTTGAAATGAATAGATTAGGAATGATGTTAGATGTTTCTCATCCTTCAAAAGAGGCTATCAAACAAATGTTCGAGCTTTCTAAAGCACCTTTAATCGCTTCTCACTCTTCTGCCCGAGCTTTATGTGACCATAGCAGAAATTTAGATGATGAGCTGTTAATGTTGTTTAAAAAGCATGGAGGAGTTGTACAAACCGTAGCTTTTAGTTCTTACGTAAATACCGAAAAACATAATGCCTATAACGATGCTAAAATGGAACTATTAAAAAAGCACGCAAAGCAAAATAGTTTTACTGTTTTAGAGAGAGATAGCGTCCGTAAATTAGACCACAAAACACAAGAACAATATTATGAAGCTTATCAAAAATCGGAAAACAAAGTTAAGCCAGAATTAGAACAACTTAAAAAAACGGTACCTCCAGTAAATGTCGCAGATTATGTAGACCATATAGATTATTTGGTAAGTAAAATAGGATTTGACCATGTAGGTATTAGTTCAGATTTTGATGGTGGTGGTGGAATTGAGGGTTGGAATGATGCTTCAGAATCTTTAAATGTTACTAAAGAATTAGTTCGTAGAGGTTATACTGAAGATCAGATAGCAAAACTTTGGGGAGAGAATCTTTTAAGAGTTTTAGATGAAGTTGAAGCTGTTGCTCAAAAACTTCAAAAAGTTTAG
- a CDS encoding SdiA-regulated domain-containing protein, which produces MQRTVLLIIAGVFMVVGGIYVAFRGNAPERNMPGSQVMTIIEQWDMPDELEEISGISFIDDNRVACVQDEKGVVFIYNLKTSKVEKKIDFGDSGDYEGITMVGTTCYVLRSDGVLFKIEDLDSDPKETVKIETSLKSEYNFEGLCYDKKNDQLLLAIKDKASDDFKPVYAFDLNTNTLKKDPVFTIPFNSNVFDKLKEKRSNKLMRPSDLAINPKDGKVYVTEGSNPKLLITSTNGTPEKLYVLKEKQFAQPEGVTFNSKGEIFISNEGHGGPGNIIKLTLK; this is translated from the coding sequence ATGCAAAGAACAGTTCTTTTAATTATAGCAGGAGTTTTTATGGTAGTGGGAGGTATATACGTTGCTTTTAGGGGTAACGCTCCAGAGCGAAACATGCCTGGTTCCCAAGTTATGACCATTATTGAACAATGGGATATGCCAGATGAATTAGAAGAAATTAGCGGAATCTCATTTATAGATGATAATAGAGTGGCATGTGTTCAAGATGAAAAAGGAGTAGTGTTTATCTATAATTTGAAGACGTCAAAAGTTGAGAAAAAAATAGATTTTGGAGATTCCGGAGATTATGAAGGTATTACTATGGTTGGAACTACCTGTTATGTTTTGAGAAGCGATGGAGTTTTATTTAAAATCGAAGATCTTGATAGCGATCCCAAAGAAACAGTTAAAATTGAAACGTCTCTAAAATCAGAATATAATTTTGAAGGATTGTGCTATGATAAAAAAAATGATCAGCTTTTATTAGCTATTAAAGACAAGGCATCAGATGATTTTAAACCTGTTTACGCTTTCGATTTAAACACGAATACGCTTAAAAAAGATCCTGTCTTTACAATTCCTTTTAATAGTAACGTATTCGACAAGTTAAAAGAGAAAAGATCTAATAAACTAATGAGACCTTCAGATTTGGCAATTAATCCGAAAGATGGAAAGGTTTATGTTACAGAAGGTTCTAACCCAAAACTTTTAATTACTTCAACCAATGGTACTCCAGAAAAATTATATGTTTTAAAAGAGAAGCAATTTGCGCAGCCTGAAGGTGTTACCTTTAATTCTAAAGGAGAGATCTTCATTTCTAACGAAGGTCATGGTGGTCCTGGAAATATTATAAAATTAACTTTAAAATAA
- a CDS encoding DUF1853 family protein, translating to MQNSLYYQFIGFLQTPSLWKNEEIFNLEQFNTPQIKLSPSHDFKSVFPELDTQYVMGKRMEIFFKEFISLSPTYKTLASNLQIFRKKVTLGEIDFILQDLPSLQIIHLELVYKFYIYDPSILNEIDRWIGPNRKDTLQQKINKLKSKQFPLVEADETRSALESYQIDTSKLDQKVCFKAKLFVPKEMLENGFPFINNECIEGYYLKSKEFETKEYSANLYFIPSKRNWPVHPKHNDQWYSYSEIQEELSSSLEKNKSPLIWRKISEDTWESFFLVWW from the coding sequence ATGCAGAACTCCTTATACTATCAATTTATAGGTTTCCTTCAAACTCCTTCTCTTTGGAAAAATGAAGAGATATTTAATTTGGAACAGTTTAACACTCCGCAAATTAAGCTATCACCATCTCATGATTTTAAGAGCGTTTTTCCGGAATTAGACACCCAATATGTAATGGGAAAAAGAATGGAAATCTTTTTTAAAGAATTTATCTCTCTTTCTCCTACTTATAAAACATTAGCGAGCAACCTTCAAATATTTAGGAAAAAAGTAACACTTGGGGAAATAGATTTTATACTTCAAGATCTGCCCTCGCTTCAAATTATCCATTTAGAACTGGTTTATAAATTTTACATCTACGACCCATCAATACTTAATGAAATAGACAGGTGGATAGGTCCAAATAGAAAAGATACCTTACAACAGAAAATAAATAAATTAAAATCAAAACAGTTTCCATTAGTAGAAGCCGATGAAACGCGCTCAGCATTAGAGAGTTATCAAATTGATACTTCCAAATTAGATCAGAAAGTTTGTTTTAAAGCCAAGCTATTTGTTCCAAAAGAGATGTTAGAGAATGGATTTCCATTTATAAATAATGAATGTATTGAAGGCTATTACTTAAAATCAAAAGAATTTGAAACAAAAGAGTATAGTGCAAACCTCTACTTTATTCCGTCAAAACGTAATTGGCCCGTTCATCCAAAACACAATGATCAATGGTATTCCTATTCAGAAATTCAGGAAGAACTATCAAGTTCACTCGAAAAGAATAAGTCTCCACTAATTTGGAGAAAAATAAGTGAGGATACATGGGAAAGTTTTTTCTTAGTCTGGTGGTAA